The Alphaproteobacteria bacterium genome contains a region encoding:
- a CDS encoding chromosome partitioning protein ParB: MTNKSKLGRGLSALIGDINDREGYMEGQPDMQGTSRQTMAGFEMLAAKHIRPGPWQPRQHFDDSEIEKLAESIRTNGMLQPILVAPSTQQGEYAIIAGERRWRAALRAQMEYVPAIIKTVTDQEAHLIAIIENIQREGLSPIEEAEGYQKIMEQHQLTQEQISETVGKSRSHIANTLRLLSLSPSVRSILQNGEISAGHARCLIGLSEERALHLIDDVIQKKLNVRQLEKLVVKGGASTSKAASQPQIQKPQKRKGPSVPLYPELEDIRQGVEAVLGMPVEIEAQGDEGQISITFSNMDQLDDVLKKLLTR; the protein is encoded by the coding sequence ATGACCAATAAGTCAAAGCTTGGTCGCGGTCTCTCGGCCCTCATTGGGGATATCAACGATCGAGAAGGATATATGGAGGGCCAGCCAGACATGCAAGGGACCAGCCGTCAGACAATGGCTGGCTTTGAGATGCTTGCAGCCAAACATATTCGCCCGGGCCCCTGGCAGCCACGGCAACATTTCGATGACAGCGAAATTGAGAAATTAGCAGAATCCATCCGTACCAATGGGATGCTTCAACCCATTCTGGTGGCGCCAAGTACGCAACAAGGGGAGTATGCCATTATCGCCGGAGAACGGCGATGGCGTGCGGCGCTGCGGGCGCAAATGGAGTATGTGCCGGCGATTATCAAAACCGTCACGGATCAAGAGGCGCACCTTATTGCGATTATTGAAAACATTCAGCGGGAAGGCTTGTCACCGATTGAAGAGGCTGAGGGCTATCAAAAAATTATGGAGCAGCATCAGCTGACCCAAGAGCAAATCTCGGAAACGGTGGGTAAGAGCCGGAGTCACATCGCTAATACGTTGCGCTTGCTGAGCCTATCTCCCAGTGTGCGTAGCATCCTCCAGAACGGTGAAATTTCAGCGGGACACGCGCGGTGCCTCATTGGTTTGTCTGAAGAACGGGCCCTGCACCTGATTGATGATGTGATTCAGAAGAAGTTGAATGTGCGTCAGCTTGAAAAATTGGTCGTTAAAGGGGGCGCGTCTACCTCAAAGGCTGCCTCACAGCCCCAGATACAAAAACCTCAGAAAAGAAAAGGGCCGAGCGTCCCCCTCTATCCAGAACTTGAGGATATTCGCCAAGGGGTTGAAGCGGTTCTCGGAATGCCGGTGGAGATTGAAGCTCAAGGGGATGAGGGGCAGATTTCCATTACCTTTTCGAATATGGACCAACTGGATGATGTGTTAAAGAAACTGCTGACGCGGTGA
- a CDS encoding short-chain dehydrogenase — MFKNIVIFGTGGAIGSAVLDHLVSKYPGAHIHACSSQPFLGDHHPQITFHLITYEDEQTLADAAQKSQNSGPIDLIFVATGLLHQGALMPEKSLKEITADNFITLYKANTIIPALIAKHFLPHLTRDGRGVYAVLSARVGSISDNQWGGWYAYRCAKAALNMLVKNLSIEMARRYPDAVILGLHPGTVDSALSAPFQKQVPADQLFTPKFAAEKLISILETIQPVDTGKCFAWDGQEIKP, encoded by the coding sequence ATGTTTAAAAATATCGTTATCTTTGGAACCGGTGGCGCCATTGGCAGCGCTGTTCTGGATCATCTTGTCTCAAAGTATCCTGGAGCCCATATCCATGCCTGTTCGTCGCAGCCGTTCCTCGGTGATCATCATCCCCAAATAACATTTCATCTCATCACCTATGAGGATGAACAGACCTTGGCCGACGCCGCTCAAAAAAGTCAAAATTCTGGACCAATTGATTTAATCTTTGTTGCCACCGGCCTGCTTCATCAGGGCGCTCTCATGCCTGAAAAATCCCTAAAGGAGATAACAGCAGATAACTTCATCACTTTGTACAAAGCAAACACGATTATACCAGCCCTGATAGCCAAGCATTTCTTGCCCCATCTCACCCGTGATGGTCGTGGTGTTTATGCCGTTCTCTCAGCGCGGGTGGGGAGTATCTCAGATAATCAATGGGGGGGCTGGTATGCCTATCGATGTGCCAAAGCCGCCCTTAATATGTTGGTTAAAAATCTTAGCATTGAGATGGCACGTCGATATCCAGATGCTGTGATCCTTGGCTTGCATCCAGGAACGGTTGACAGTGCCTTATCAGCACCCTTTCAAAAACAAGTGCCCGCCGATCAGCTTTTTACGCCAAAGTTTGCTGCTGAAAAACTCATATCCATTCTCGAAACCATTCAACCCGTAGACACTGGCAAATGTTTTGCGTGGGACGGACAGGAGATAAAACCATGA
- a CDS encoding cold-shock protein, giving the protein MAHQGTVKWFNATKGYGFITPESGEKDVFVHISAVENAGLRDLKEGQKLSFDLQAEKNKTSAVNLQIQN; this is encoded by the coding sequence ATCGCACATCAAGGTACAGTAAAATGGTTTAACGCAACCAAAGGGTATGGTTTCATTACCCCTGAAAGCGGAGAAAAAGACGTATTTGTTCACATCAGCGCTGTTGAAAATGCAGGGTTGAGAGATCTTAAAGAAGGTCAAAAGCTTTCATTTGATTTACAAGCAGAAAAAAACAAAACATCTGCTGTGAACTTACAGATTCAAAACTAA
- the coaE gene encoding dephospho-CoA kinase, with protein MDKNQKICLTGPPGSGKTTLLNLAKNKGFQTFNSDDIARQIRSGDKSVVKLIEQVLGLKKEDTKNGKIPLNLIKTEAILIKIEHILHPLIQEKLERWLEEKQNEKHLLVEVPLVFEAGWQNLFDQIWFVDLKDEGSGPNPHPLTTWPEEFRQLILNQHMPSELKKKKCDQVITSLDDFRQLLKS; from the coding sequence GTGGATAAAAATCAAAAAATTTGCTTAACAGGCCCCCCGGGGAGTGGTAAGACCACCCTGTTAAATTTGGCAAAAAATAAGGGTTTTCAAACATTTAACAGTGATGATATTGCCCGACAAATCCGGTCTGGGGATAAATCTGTGGTTAAGTTGATAGAGCAGGTGTTGGGGCTCAAAAAAGAAGACACAAAAAACGGTAAAATACCCCTGAATTTGATCAAAACAGAGGCGATTTTGATCAAAATTGAGCATATTTTGCATCCTTTGATACAGGAAAAATTAGAACGATGGTTAGAAGAAAAACAAAATGAAAAACATCTGCTGGTTGAAGTGCCGTTGGTATTTGAAGCAGGATGGCAAAATCTGTTTGATCAAATTTGGTTTGTCGACCTGAAAGACGAGGGCTCTGGTCCAAACCCCCATCCCTTGACCACATGGCCAGAGGAATTTAGACAATTGATCCTAAACCAACACATGCCATCAGAGCTCAAGAAAAAAAAATGTGATCAGGTCATCACCTCCCTTGACGATTTTAGACAGCTTCTCAAAAGTTGA
- a CDS encoding DNA polymerase III subunit epsilon, whose amino-acid sequence MREIALDTETTGLSPETGHRIVEIGCVELINHIPTGKTYQQYINPERAMPTEAFAVHGLSEKFLADFPKFFDVHQEFLDFIADSPLVIHNASFDMKFLHYEIQQAGGTRIANKIVDTLEMARQAFPGSPASLDALCKRYKINNTHRIKHGALLDSEILAEVYLELIGGRQIDLFVHCDQETGAKPHQKYGHFPPSVKDFPKRSFDVTPAEISRHQAYLEEFINASLWKESF is encoded by the coding sequence ATGCGCGAAATTGCTCTCGATACCGAAACCACCGGCCTAAGTCCTGAAACAGGGCACCGTATTGTTGAAATTGGCTGTGTTGAGCTCATTAATCATATTCCCACTGGCAAGACCTACCAACAATACATCAACCCCGAGAGGGCTATGCCAACAGAGGCCTTTGCTGTCCATGGTCTCTCAGAAAAATTCCTCGCTGACTTTCCAAAGTTTTTTGATGTTCATCAAGAGTTCCTTGATTTTATTGCCGATTCACCCTTGGTGATTCACAACGCGTCTTTTGATATGAAGTTTCTGCATTATGAGATTCAACAAGCCGGCGGCACCCGGATTGCCAATAAAATTGTTGATACACTCGAGATGGCCCGTCAGGCGTTTCCCGGCTCGCCTGCCTCTCTGGATGCCCTCTGTAAGCGCTATAAAATTAACAACACCCATCGGATCAAACACGGCGCTTTACTCGACTCCGAGATTTTAGCAGAAGTCTATCTTGAACTGATCGGCGGGCGGCAAATTGATTTGTTTGTTCATTGTGATCAAGAGACTGGGGCAAAGCCTCATCAAAAATATGGCCACTTCCCCCCCTCGGTCAAAGATTTCCCCAAACGGTCTTTTGATGTCACACCAGCAGAGATTTCCCGCCATCAGGCCTATTTAGAGGAATTCATCAATGCATCTTTGTGGAAGGAAAGTTTCTAA
- a CDS encoding chromosome partitioning protein ParA, producing MKKIISIANQKGGVGKTTTTVNLCTALAATRKKTLLIDFDPQGNSSTSLGFDSKKRYPSVYELLTDQLPLKTLCRQTLIPNLSIVTASNDLAGFEIEFSQTKNRDSVLKRRLNELNYDYIIIDCPPALGLLTINALVASQSVIIPLQCEYFALEGLSQLLQTVRLVQQHYNKSLKVQGIVLTMYDGRNALNKAVVHDVRQTMGSLVYQTVIPRNVKLSEAPSHGKPALIYDMKSAGAQAYIRLAAEIIRQERTHTS from the coding sequence ATGAAAAAAATCATTAGTATTGCCAATCAAAAAGGTGGGGTGGGTAAAACGACAACAACCGTTAACTTGTGTACAGCATTAGCCGCAACGCGTAAGAAGACATTACTCATTGATTTCGATCCCCAGGGAAACTCAAGCACCAGTCTTGGGTTTGATTCCAAAAAAAGATATCCAAGCGTCTATGAACTTTTAACAGATCAACTACCTCTTAAAACACTGTGTCGCCAGACGCTGATTCCCAATCTCAGTATTGTGACAGCTTCCAATGATTTAGCAGGGTTTGAGATAGAGTTTTCCCAAACCAAAAACCGTGACTCAGTGTTAAAAAGACGTCTGAATGAATTGAATTACGATTATATTATTATTGATTGCCCGCCAGCTTTAGGGCTTCTGACCATTAATGCCTTGGTCGCAAGTCAAAGTGTTATCATCCCGTTGCAGTGCGAATATTTTGCCTTAGAGGGGCTGTCACAGCTATTGCAAACAGTTAGACTGGTTCAACAACATTACAACAAGAGCCTGAAGGTTCAAGGCATTGTCCTGACCATGTATGATGGGCGAAATGCGCTGAACAAAGCAGTGGTTCATGATGTGAGGCAAACCATGGGATCACTGGTATATCAAACGGTTATTCCGCGGAATGTGAAGCTTTCTGAGGCGCCTTCACACGGAAAACCGGCATTGATATATGATATGAAAAGCGCAGGCGCTCAAGCATACATCAGATTAGCCGCTGAAATTATACGACAAGAAAGGACACATACATCATGA
- a CDS encoding GNAT family N-acetyltransferase, which produces MNIEYVKNPAACDVDFITKQINQETSKYGEAYPFAFFMRDNDSNIIAGANGFVIYGAIYTDQLWVSKDYRGQGFARRIMDKVHEFGKLEGCKIASVQTMSFQNAQSFYKKLGYVQDFKRAGYVNGSNCIFMRKAL; this is translated from the coding sequence GTGAATATAGAATATGTAAAAAACCCAGCTGCCTGCGATGTTGATTTTATTACAAAACAAATCAACCAAGAAACATCTAAATACGGGGAAGCTTATCCTTTTGCTTTTTTCATGAGAGATAATGATTCTAACATCATAGCAGGTGCCAATGGTTTTGTTATTTATGGCGCAATATACACCGACCAACTTTGGGTTAGTAAAGACTATAGAGGCCAAGGATTTGCTCGAAGAATAATGGATAAAGTGCATGAATTTGGCAAGCTAGAAGGATGCAAAATTGCCTCTGTACAAACAATGAGCTTTCAAAACGCGCAATCTTTTTATAAAAAGTTAGGTTATGTGCAGGATTTTAAGCGAGCTGGATATGTAAATGGTAGCAATTGTATTTTTATGAGGAAAGCATTGTGA
- a CDS encoding deoxyribodipyrimidine photolyase: MAKTRDQSPNEASIPRQTTHPRSMNIVWFKRDLRLHDHAALSQAATSGPILPLYILEPDLWQQPDLSHRHYVFLLECLKELEASLNTLGAKLVIKIGDAVEILNQLHQNISFSSLFSHQETWNYWTYQRDQRVLKWAQSKGIIWVEPRQHGVFRRLKDRSQWGWRWYQEMRKPILPLPTTIDFIPHHHCDGLPHSQELGLIEGSCSQHQMGGRSQALKLLDSFLTSRGKDYSKEMSSPVTAFESCSRLSPHFSFGTISIREAFQAAEKHSLDLKNHLHDFSSSSWPSAMRSFLSRLRWHCHFIQKLEDNPKIEFKSIHSAYAHVRPELPDSELFDAWKQGRTGFPMVDACMRALIKTGWINFRMRAMLVSFASYHLWLPWQPTAIYLAQLFIDYEPGIHYCQIQMQSGTTGINALRIYNPIIQSIDQDPKGVFIKAWIPELAHVSEALIHTPWKQPLLMNGYPLPIIDEKTARKKAADSLYSLRKNPEHQSLSAEILNKHVGHRRVSNKSSSPIKK; encoded by the coding sequence ATGGCGAAAACGCGTGACCAATCGCCCAATGAAGCATCGATCCCTCGTCAAACAACCCACCCGAGATCGATGAATATTGTCTGGTTTAAACGAGATCTAAGACTTCATGATCATGCAGCCCTCAGTCAAGCTGCAACCTCTGGACCGATCTTACCTCTCTATATTCTCGAGCCTGATTTATGGCAGCAGCCCGATCTCAGCCACCGTCATTATGTGTTTTTGCTTGAATGCCTCAAAGAATTAGAGGCCAGCCTCAATACACTTGGTGCTAAACTTGTGATTAAAATCGGCGATGCCGTGGAGATCCTTAACCAACTCCATCAAAACATATCTTTCTCCTCTCTTTTTTCACATCAAGAAACTTGGAATTACTGGACCTATCAACGTGATCAGCGTGTTTTAAAATGGGCACAATCAAAGGGGATTATCTGGGTTGAACCACGCCAGCACGGTGTTTTCAGACGATTAAAAGACAGATCCCAATGGGGATGGCGCTGGTATCAAGAGATGAGAAAGCCGATTTTACCACTCCCGACAACAATTGATTTTATCCCTCATCATCACTGTGACGGCTTACCTCACAGTCAAGAACTTGGTCTCATAGAAGGGTCCTGCTCCCAACACCAAATGGGAGGAAGAAGCCAAGCTCTAAAATTGCTAGACTCTTTTTTAACCAGCCGCGGCAAAGACTATAGCAAGGAAATGTCTTCTCCTGTTACCGCTTTTGAAAGCTGTTCTCGGCTCTCTCCACATTTTTCTTTTGGTACAATTTCTATTCGTGAGGCCTTTCAAGCAGCTGAAAAACACTCACTTGACCTCAAAAACCATCTCCATGACTTCTCCTCTTCTTCTTGGCCCAGTGCCATGCGCTCCTTTCTTAGCCGACTCAGGTGGCATTGTCATTTCATTCAAAAGCTGGAAGATAATCCTAAAATTGAATTTAAATCCATTCATTCAGCCTATGCCCATGTCCGGCCAGAATTACCCGATTCAGAGCTCTTTGATGCCTGGAAGCAAGGGCGCACAGGCTTTCCAATGGTTGACGCTTGCATGCGTGCCCTCATTAAAACGGGATGGATTAATTTTCGCATGCGCGCAATGCTGGTCAGTTTTGCCAGTTATCATTTATGGCTTCCTTGGCAACCAACGGCGATATATCTAGCTCAATTATTCATTGATTACGAACCGGGTATTCATTATTGCCAAATCCAAATGCAATCTGGAACAACAGGTATCAACGCTCTGCGTATTTACAATCCGATTATACAAAGTATAGACCAAGATCCAAAGGGGGTGTTTATCAAAGCATGGATCCCAGAGCTTGCTCATGTATCGGAAGCGTTAATTCACACACCTTGGAAGCAGCCATTGCTTATGAACGGTTATCCCCTGCCAATTATTGATGAAAAAACAGCGCGTAAAAAAGCGGCTGATAGCCTCTATAGTCTGCGTAAAAATCCAGAACATCAATCTCTCTCTGCTGAAATTCTTAACAAACACGTTGGGCATAGACGGGTCTCAAATAAATCTTCTAGCCCCATAAAAAAATAA
- a CDS encoding TIGR00701 family protein yields MIDFLSEYYLTIKALHLIFVTFWMAGMFYLPRLYVYHTKAKPGSDLDLTLQVMEKRLLKIIINPMIFLSLFFGVLLWLIPGVGLGSGYWSYVKLVLVFFLLAYHGFLSYCRKRFILNQNTYTDKFFRLINEIPPILFIIIFFWSC; encoded by the coding sequence ATGATTGATTTTTTATCGGAATACTATTTAACCATTAAAGCCCTTCACCTCATATTTGTGACTTTTTGGATGGCGGGTATGTTTTATCTGCCGCGATTGTATGTCTATCATACCAAAGCTAAGCCGGGGAGTGATCTTGATCTAACCCTTCAAGTGATGGAAAAGCGTTTGTTGAAAATCATTATCAACCCCATGATTTTTTTATCTTTGTTTTTTGGTGTTTTGCTGTGGTTGATTCCAGGTGTTGGTCTCGGCTCAGGATACTGGTCTTATGTTAAATTAGTTTTGGTGTTTTTTTTGCTTGCGTATCATGGGTTTCTTTCCTATTGTAGAAAAAGATTTATTCTTAATCAAAACACGTATACTGATAAATTCTTTAGGTTAATAAACGAAATCCCTCCAATACTCTTTATTATTATTTTTTTTTGGTCGTGTTAA
- the rho gene encoding transcription termination factor Rho codes for MQLRDLKQKSPEELVKLCEERGVESASTLKKQDLIFYFLKKLAEQDNPIVADGVVEVLSDGFGFLRSPDANYYPGPDDLYVSPSQIRRFNLRTGDVVEGPIRAPKEGERYFALAKVTKVNFEPPEKAKHRVNFDNLTPLYPEDKLVLDLDDPVENLTSRVIDLVAPLGKGQRALIVAPPRSGKTVMLQTLAHAIVKNQPDVYLIVLLIDERPEEVTDMARAVKGEIVSSTFDEPPSRHVQVAEMVIEKAKRLVEQKKDVVILLDNITRLARAYNTVIPSSGKVLTGGVDANALQRPKRFFGAARNIENGGSLTILATALIDTGSRMDEVIFEEFKGTGNAELILDRKLADKRIFPAIDISKSGTRKEELLIDKATLQKMWVLRRVLSPMGPVEGMEFLTDKLRQTKTNEDFFNSMNS; via the coding sequence ATGCAATTACGAGATTTAAAGCAAAAATCCCCCGAAGAGTTGGTCAAGCTTTGTGAAGAAAGAGGCGTTGAGAGCGCTAGTACCCTTAAAAAACAAGATCTTATTTTTTACTTTTTAAAAAAGCTAGCAGAGCAAGACAACCCGATCGTTGCCGATGGTGTGGTTGAGGTTTTGTCGGATGGCTTTGGTTTTTTAAGATCGCCAGACGCCAACTACTACCCAGGACCAGACGATTTGTATGTGTCTCCTAGCCAGATTCGCCGATTTAATTTGCGCACAGGGGACGTTGTTGAGGGACCCATTCGTGCGCCCAAGGAGGGAGAGCGTTATTTTGCCTTGGCTAAAGTTACCAAGGTTAACTTTGAGCCCCCAGAAAAAGCCAAACATCGCGTTAATTTTGATAATTTAACACCTCTTTATCCTGAAGATAAGCTTGTTTTAGATCTTGACGATCCAGTTGAAAACTTAACGTCCCGGGTGATTGATTTGGTTGCTCCCCTTGGTAAGGGGCAAAGAGCGTTGATTGTTGCACCGCCTCGGTCTGGTAAAACCGTCATGCTGCAAACATTGGCCCATGCCATCGTTAAAAACCAACCTGATGTTTATTTGATTGTTTTGTTGATTGATGAGCGTCCGGAAGAGGTGACGGACATGGCGCGTGCTGTCAAGGGAGAGATTGTCAGTTCAACTTTTGATGAGCCACCTTCACGCCATGTGCAAGTTGCAGAAATGGTGATTGAAAAAGCGAAGCGTCTGGTGGAGCAAAAGAAGGATGTGGTTATCTTGTTGGATAATATTACCCGGTTGGCGCGGGCGTACAACACGGTTATTCCCTCATCTGGTAAGGTTTTGACAGGGGGTGTGGATGCCAATGCATTGCAACGCCCTAAGCGCTTCTTTGGTGCGGCGCGTAACATTGAAAACGGTGGTTCTTTGACCATTCTTGCGACAGCTCTGATTGACACAGGGTCGCGTATGGATGAGGTGATCTTTGAAGAATTTAAGGGAACAGGTAATGCTGAGCTGATTTTGGATCGAAAGTTGGCTGATAAGCGTATATTCCCAGCAATTGACATCTCTAAATCGGGCACCCGTAAAGAAGAACTGCTGATTGATAAAGCCACCTTGCAAAAAATGTGGGTTCTAAGGCGTGTCCTATCGCCTATGGGGCCGGTTGAAGGTATGGAATTTTTAACGGACAAACTGCGCCAAACCAAGACGAATGAGGACTTTTTTAATTCTATGAATTCTTAA
- the rsmG gene encoding 16S rRNA (guanine(527)-N(7))-methyltransferase RsmG, which produces MSNEGLFSFLDVSRETISKLNTYHSLLKQHAAHYNLVGRSTLDHVVERHFKDSAQLQKYIDPTKSLIDIGAGAGFPGLVLAMLGNTKLTLVDSVTKKVNFLKVVSRETSTEVKIIHDRVENIQGMSFDQITCRAFASLDKILTLTKDLRGKHTTYILLKGESVKKEIEDAQRCWSFTTEFHQSITDDRGVILIVKNVVAKSKKNEKNH; this is translated from the coding sequence ATGAGCAATGAGGGTCTGTTTTCTTTCTTGGATGTTTCACGTGAAACAATATCAAAACTCAACACCTATCACTCTCTCTTAAAGCAACACGCAGCTCATTATAATTTGGTGGGTCGTTCTACACTTGATCATGTTGTCGAAAGACATTTTAAAGATTCTGCCCAACTTCAAAAATATATAGATCCTACCAAGTCGTTGATCGATATAGGAGCGGGGGCAGGTTTCCCTGGTTTGGTATTAGCAATGCTTGGTAATACCAAACTTACTCTTGTTGATTCCGTTACAAAAAAAGTGAATTTTTTAAAAGTTGTTTCACGTGAAACAAGTACAGAAGTGAAGATCATTCATGATCGCGTTGAAAATATTCAAGGGATGAGTTTTGATCAAATAACCTGTCGCGCATTCGCCAGTCTTGATAAAATATTGACACTGACAAAAGACCTGAGGGGTAAGCACACCACATACATTTTGTTAAAAGGGGAGTCTGTTAAAAAAGAAATTGAAGACGCTCAGAGATGTTGGTCCTTTACAACAGAATTCCATCAAAGTATAACGGATGACAGGGGTGTCATTCTAATTGTCAAAAATGTTGTAGCTAAGAGCAAAAAAAATGAAAAAAATCATTAG
- a CDS encoding DUF2256 domain-containing protein produces the protein MTKKEHLPEKICLVCHRPFKWRKKWQKIWDNVKYCSERCRRTRRTKLFIEETSP, from the coding sequence ATGACCAAAAAAGAACACTTACCTGAAAAAATCTGTCTTGTTTGTCACCGTCCATTTAAATGGCGCAAAAAGTGGCAAAAGATTTGGGATAATGTTAAATACTGCTCCGAGCGCTGCCGCAGAACTCGTCGCACAAAGCTCTTTATTGAAGAAACATCACCGTGA
- a CDS encoding TIGR03643 family protein, producing the protein MFCVGRTGDKTMTSSTCQIPVDEVIAMAWCDKTSFDDIQEVAGLSEKEVIILMRQNLKPSSFRLWRKRVTNRPMKHRSLVKQPTRDR; encoded by the coding sequence ATGTTTTGCGTGGGACGGACAGGAGATAAAACCATGACCTCCTCTACATGCCAAATCCCCGTTGATGAAGTCATTGCCATGGCCTGGTGTGATAAAACATCATTTGATGATATCCAAGAGGTTGCCGGGCTCTCGGAAAAAGAGGTGATCATTTTAATGCGTCAAAATTTGAAACCGAGTAGTTTTCGATTATGGCGAAAACGCGTGACCAATCGCCCAATGAAGCATCGATCCCTCGTCAAACAACCCACCCGAGATCGATGA
- the hemH gene encoding ferrochelatase: protein MVQQTTAQAVALEKQLGLNYKVFSVMRYWHPRAEEVLEQVRAYQPEEVILLPLYPQYSTTTSLSSLHEWADVQKWASQDSWQTRVIKSYPTLDGLISFYVAAIQAQLRLVSDLSNCRVLFSAHGLPEKIIAQGDPYQKQILETARAIQEKLPKEPDYLVTYQSRVGPLKWLDPYTDHEITRAGKQGKDLVIVPLAFVSEHSETLVELDILAIESGAHSYHRVATPQDDPLFIQGLALLVREKEITQTFESGCLSMLTDEVSQTVGVSQSLLFKSLI, encoded by the coding sequence ATTGTTCAACAAACGACCGCACAAGCTGTGGCTCTTGAGAAACAGTTAGGGCTGAATTACAAAGTTTTTTCTGTGATGCGCTATTGGCATCCACGGGCAGAAGAAGTCCTGGAACAAGTCCGCGCTTATCAACCTGAAGAAGTCATTTTATTGCCCCTTTATCCTCAGTACTCAACGACCACGAGCTTATCATCCCTCCATGAATGGGCAGATGTTCAAAAATGGGCTTCTCAAGATTCATGGCAAACGCGTGTTATCAAATCTTATCCAACCCTTGATGGTCTCATTTCGTTTTATGTGGCGGCCATTCAAGCTCAGCTAAGACTGGTTAGTGATTTATCAAATTGTCGCGTTTTGTTTTCGGCACATGGTCTTCCAGAAAAAATAATTGCCCAAGGTGATCCTTATCAAAAACAAATTCTTGAAACAGCGCGGGCCATTCAAGAAAAACTTCCTAAAGAGCCCGATTATCTGGTGACCTATCAAAGTCGCGTTGGCCCCTTGAAATGGTTAGATCCTTATACCGATCATGAGATTACCCGTGCTGGTAAACAAGGAAAAGATCTGGTGATTGTGCCACTGGCTTTTGTCTCGGAACATTCTGAAACCCTGGTTGAGCTTGATATTCTTGCTATTGAGAGCGGCGCTCATAGTTATCACCGGGTTGCAACCCCGCAAGATGATCCTTTGTTCATCCAAGGATTAGCGCTTTTGGTCCGGGAGAAGGAAATCACCCAAACTTTTGAATCAGGATGTTTATCCATGCTTACAGATGAAGTGTCCCAGACAGTTGGTGTCTCCCAAAGTTTGTTGTTTAAGTCGTTGATATGA